Sequence from the Maribellus comscasis genome:
CAAATCCGTCAAATGTGAAAGTTTATGGAAGCGGAGGTCGTCAACTTTCAGAAAGAACAGAGGAAATTACTTATGATGATTTAATCCAGAATACAATATGGACGGATGAAAACGATAGTGAAAATTGTCTGTTTTTTTATGAGCCCGGTAATATTGAGTGGACACTGAACAGCGAAGGAGAATACTTTGAACATAACAATCATGATTATGCAGTTAATGGATTTTTCTTTTTAACAGACGATGTTGGTTCAGGTAAGACACCTCAAATGGCAGAAGAAATAACCGAAACGCCAACACACTATGTATCTGCTTCTGACGCTTATACCTTGTATGAGAAAAATTCGTTAAATCTGATTTCTTCAGGGAAACAATGGTTTGGTGAAAAATTTTCTCATAACCAAACACGTAATTTTACTATTGAACTGCCGGGTATAAATAATACAAAAGAGGCTTATCTGAAAATAAATGCTGCAGCTCGATCGTATCAGTCTTCCAAGATGAGAGTAAAAGCCAAATCAGTTACTTTGGATGAATTTAGCTTTTCAGAAGTAGATACCGATGATGCTGTTGACACTTATGCGGGAGAAAATAGTAGCGGCATTTTATTTGACATCGACAGTGAAGATTTAGAAGTTGCTTTAACATTTGTCGGCAGCAATGCCAACGCGGTGGCCTGGCTTGACTATATTGAAGTTAATTATTCGCAGGATTTGAATTTAGATGAAGGAGCGCTATTTTTTAGAAACCTGGCTTCAGCAGGAACTGGTAATATTGCCGAATTTGAGATTCAGACACCTTCTTCAACGTCCCGGGTCTTTGATGTGACAGATATGAACAATATTGTTGAAGTGCCCGTGAAAATCTCCGGCAGTCAGATGACAATTAGAGCAACTTCCGACGATTTAAAGGAGTATGTGGCTTTTAACCCCGAAGGCGACTTTCAGGAACCAGAACTGGTTGGCGATGTTGAAAATCAAAACCTGCACGCATTATCAACTCCTGAATTTTTAATTATTACACATCCCTCGTTTTTGAGTGCAGCAAATGAACTTGCCGAGTTTCATGAAAGCTATGACGGGCTAAATACCGAAGTTGTTGTTTCAACCAAGGTATATAACGAATTTAGTTCCGGGCATTTTGATGCAACAGGAATCCGGAATTTTATAAAGATGTTTTACGATCGAGGAAACACATTGAAATATGTTTTGCTTTTTGGCGACGGTAGTTTTGATAATAAAAATATAAATGCAGAGAATTTAAATTTTATTCCTACCTATCAATCGCTAAATTCTTTAAATCCTGTTGGTTCATTTGTTACCGACGATTACTTTGTTCTTTTGGATGAAGGGGAAAGCGTTTATGACGGGGCCGTTGATCTAGGAATTGGAAGAATACCTGCATCTACGCTGCTTCAGGCGCAAACTGTGGTTGATAAGATAAAAAACTATCACTCCACACAGGCACTTGGAAATTGGCGCAACGTAATTTGTTTTATCGGTGATGATGAGGATGGGAATATTCATATGGGCGATTCAGAGAAACTTGCCGGTTTGGTGAACGAAAACCATAAAGAATTTATTACTGATAAAGTTTATTTCGATGCGTTTGTTCAGGAGACAAGTACTTCAGGAGAACGATATCCGGATGTAACAGATGCCATTAACAAACGTGTACAGGATGGTGTTTTGGTTTTAAATTATGTGGGGCATGCCAATGAAAGATTTTTAGCCGATGAACATGTTTTGGATGTAAGTAATATTAATTCCTGGTCAAACGAGAATAATTTGCCAATATTTGTAACAGCCACCTGTGAATTTAGCCGTTTTGATTCCGAAGAAATGTCGGCGGGAGAATATGTGTTATTCAACTCAAGTGGTGGTGGGATTGGTCTTTTTTCAACCACACGTTTGGTTATCTCCGGTCCTAACTATTTATTAAGCAGAAGTTTTTATAACCATGTTTTTGAACGCGATGAAAATGGAGTGCATTACAGGATGGGAGATATAATGCGTCTCGCTAAAATAAATACGTCAAACACAACTAATAAACGTAACTTTAGCTTGCTTGCCGATCCGGCATTGAAACTTTCGTATCCCGAATATAAGGTAGTTACTACAGCGGTAAACAATCAGGATGCAACAGCAAATCCCGATACCATTGGTGCATTGCAAAAGATTACTGTTTCAGGTTATATCTCGGACTACGAGGGAGAAAAGTTGCAGAGTTTCTCCGGAGAAATTATTCCAACGGTTTTTGATAAAGCAATTGAAATGGAGACTCTTGGAAATGCCGGGGAAACTCCAATGGAATTTGAAGTACAGGAAAATGTAATCTATAAGGGAGTTGCAAGTGTAACGAACGGAGAGTTTTCTTTTAGTTTCGTTGTCCCTAAAGATATTTCATATAATCTTGGAAAAGGAAAAATAGTTTATTATGCCGATAATGGAGAAACAGATGCTCATGGTGCCTTCGAGAATTTTGTGATTGGAGGGACGGATAATCAAATTGAAGATAATCAGGGACCGGATATTCAACTTTATATGGATTCCGAAGAATTTGCATCGGGTGATGAAACCAGTAAAAATCCGGCTTTATTGGCTTTTCTTTCAGATGAGAATGGCATAAATACAGCGGGAACCGGCATTGGGCATGATATTACAGCTGTCCTCGATGATGATTATTCCAGTGTTTACGTTTTAAATAACTATTATCAGGCAAATACCGACGATTATACCAGCGGCGTCGTAAAATATCCTTTTAGTAATCTTGACCAGGGGATGCATACCCTGAAGTTAAAAGCCTGGGATGTGGCAAATAATTCCTCGGAAGTTGAAATTGAATTTTTTGTTTCCGGTGGGTTTGTGATATCAGGAGTGAGTAATTACCCCAACCCCATGACTGACTACACTTATTTTGTTTTTGAACACAATCAGTCGGGATCAACCTTTGAAATTTTGATTGAGGTTTTTGACATCCAGGGCCGTAGAATCGACTATTTTGAAACGGAGGCCGGTTCAAACGGTCTGGTAAGTAATCCAATTCCGTGGGACTTGAGTGAGCTTAAGCTGGAAGCCAGAGACGGAATTTATTTTTATAAGCTCACTGCTCGAAATGAAGACGGTGTAATAGCTTCTAAATCAGGGAAACTCATTATTTCATATTAAATTTATTAACGATAGGTAATTTTTCATAAAACAAACCGTTCTCTTTTTTAGTTTAACTATGGCAACAAAGACAAATATTATATCTTTGCAGCGCTCAATTTTAAAAATATTATGATCAAACAGTTACGATTACTTTTTATTTTCGCCCTTACAATTACTATGGCAGAAAATGTAAGTGGACAGGCAACCACTTCCGGGGCGAATACAATTACAACAGCTGTCCCGTTTTTGTCGATAACACCTGATTCAAGGGCTGGTGGGATGGGAGATGCCGGAGTAGGTACTACTCCTGATGTAAACTCACAACACTGGAATCCGGCAAAATACGCTTTTATTGAAAATGATATGGGGGTTGGTATGTCTT
This genomic interval carries:
- the porU gene encoding type IX secretion system sortase PorU, whose amino-acid sequence is MKRYLLLFTIFIVGFSANDVQSEFIVLNWSNLSAGNTSAGGRIDYTFENAVYFPENRGLPSFSKIYAQPNSKSRFRFIIENLRFEEIENDFRENVFNNVPTEVKIATQELKSRETLKTEVTVLPFKREGDKLFRLTGFSLKKIPVRNRKTAIVSANEWKSQSVLSAGKWIKVKTAGKGVYKLPYSRLTEWGFSNPSNVKVYGSGGRQLSERTEEITYDDLIQNTIWTDENDSENCLFFYEPGNIEWTLNSEGEYFEHNNHDYAVNGFFFLTDDVGSGKTPQMAEEITETPTHYVSASDAYTLYEKNSLNLISSGKQWFGEKFSHNQTRNFTIELPGINNTKEAYLKINAAARSYQSSKMRVKAKSVTLDEFSFSEVDTDDAVDTYAGENSSGILFDIDSEDLEVALTFVGSNANAVAWLDYIEVNYSQDLNLDEGALFFRNLASAGTGNIAEFEIQTPSSTSRVFDVTDMNNIVEVPVKISGSQMTIRATSDDLKEYVAFNPEGDFQEPELVGDVENQNLHALSTPEFLIITHPSFLSAANELAEFHESYDGLNTEVVVSTKVYNEFSSGHFDATGIRNFIKMFYDRGNTLKYVLLFGDGSFDNKNINAENLNFIPTYQSLNSLNPVGSFVTDDYFVLLDEGESVYDGAVDLGIGRIPASTLLQAQTVVDKIKNYHSTQALGNWRNVICFIGDDEDGNIHMGDSEKLAGLVNENHKEFITDKVYFDAFVQETSTSGERYPDVTDAINKRVQDGVLVLNYVGHANERFLADEHVLDVSNINSWSNENNLPIFVTATCEFSRFDSEEMSAGEYVLFNSSGGGIGLFSTTRLVISGPNYLLSRSFYNHVFERDENGVHYRMGDIMRLAKINTSNTTNKRNFSLLADPALKLSYPEYKVVTTAVNNQDATANPDTIGALQKITVSGYISDYEGEKLQSFSGEIIPTVFDKAIEMETLGNAGETPMEFEVQENVIYKGVASVTNGEFSFSFVVPKDISYNLGKGKIVYYADNGETDAHGAFENFVIGGTDNQIEDNQGPDIQLYMDSEEFASGDETSKNPALLAFLSDENGINTAGTGIGHDITAVLDDDYSSVYVLNNYYQANTDDYTSGVVKYPFSNLDQGMHTLKLKAWDVANNSSEVEIEFFVSGGFVISGVSNYPNPMTDYTYFVFEHNQSGSTFEILIEVFDIQGRRIDYFETEAGSNGLVSNPIPWDLSELKLEARDGIYFYKLTARNEDGVIASKSGKLIISY